The Epinephelus lanceolatus isolate andai-2023 chromosome 11, ASM4190304v1, whole genome shotgun sequence genome window below encodes:
- the mepcea gene encoding 7SK snRNA methylphosphate capping enzyme has protein sequence MSVDEDTVKTGGPQPSPASSLQLSECTGGYSNISVMVEGAAATPDFAAACPVSGTTAASPKHTSTTDGLTHSDDAGQGARGNENNINRRNSFHHSKQPQQTKLTKRRNTANFGFKHPTSGKRRRRANSESDSVLPTNFLLGGNIFDPLNLNSLLDEDVNKALNAETPKSSPLPAKSRDPVEILIPRDITDPLNLNSGIADSSFLVSPFKSGGRRRHRNRHHGGGGGGGGGGGISTSQLNLSESGKGEVKTGTSAPLPGMLASCSALDVSKESNNFSSVTGDSHEHSADTSASFKEEMTSVSMEESTSSISGAPNQHTSRRKRRRNSGKIEPPVTHSTPVGKSGSGDRSWGSGGSRNSQSFHIPRSGPRTGPGGRQHQQSYNQAKEHQRKKFQYGNYNKYYGYRNPGASEDARIRVLQPEWFEGKDVLDLGCNSGHLTLYIAKMLKPARILGLDIDNALVHAARKNIRHYLSELQTQEARHAMQEKKSTKQEERNGNGSLTGTDKKHNEAASRDENGTPVKGESGPAEAVNDNDCCHTDEAGTRRQDDKTEKMEQEDCDSPPTDHSVSCSFPVSLRISRGPIAAPPLTETPATRPGEFPSNVSFIKANYVLENDNLLLTQRPEYDVIMCLSVTKWVHLNWGDCGLKRLFKRVYRHLRPGGIFILEPQPWESYVRRKKLTDNISRNFYNIRLKPDQFSSYLTTEVGFTSSEYLGAPKCSIRGFQRPIYLFHK, from the exons ATGTCTGTTGACGAGGATACAGTGAAAACTGGAGGTCCACAGCCCAGCCCAGCATCATCTCTGCAGCTCTCAGAATGCACTGGAGGTTACAGCAATATATCTGTGATGGTGGAGGGTGCAGCAGCCACCCCTGATTTCGCAGCCGCTTGTCCTGTCTCAGGCACCACCGCAGCCTcaccaaaacacaccagcacGACTGACGGGCTCACCCATTCAGATGATGCTGGACAGGGGGCCAGAGGGAACGAGAATAACATCAACCGCAGGAACAGCTTTCATCATTCCAAACAGCCGCAGCAAACAAAACTAACAAAGCGCCGCAACACAGCAAACTTTGGGTTCAAGCATCCAACGTCTGGCAAGAGGAGACGAAGGGCCAACTCTGAGAGTGACTCCGTCCTGCCAACCAACTTCCTCCTGGGTGGGAACATTTTTGACCCACTGAATCTCAACAGCCTGCTGGATGAGGATGTCAACAAGGCGCTCAATGCAGAGACACCCAAATCCTCCCCGCTGCCAGCGAAGAGTCGAGACCCTGTGGAGATCCTCATCCCACGAGACATCACAGATCCGCTGAACCTGAACAGCGGGATAGCAGACAGTAGCTTTTTGGTGTCCCCCTTTAAAAGTGGTGGCAGAAGGAGACACCGCAACAGACaccatggaggaggaggaggtggaggtggtggtggtgggatTTCAACCTCACAGTTGAACCTCTCAGAATCAGGAAAAGGTGAGGTTAAAACTGGCACCTCTGCACCACTTCCAGGTATGTTAGCCTCATGTTCTGCACTAGACGTCTCCAAAGAGTCCAACAATTTCTCCAGTGTCACAGGGGATTCCCACGAGCACTCAGCCGACACCTCAGCCAGCTTCAAGGAGGAGATGACGTCTGTATCAATGGAGGAGTCCACATCCTCCATATCGGGGGCACCAAACCAGCACACAAGCAGACGAAAGCGTAGGCGCAACTCTGGCAAAATTGAGCCCCCTGTGACCCATTCTACGCCAGTTGGAAAGTCAGGATCTGGAGACAGAAGTTGGGGTTCAGGGGGATCGAGAAATTCCCAGTCCTTCCACATACCAAGGAGTGGTCCCAGAACAGGGCCAGGAGGTCGCCAGCACCAGCAGTCCTACAACCAGGCGAAGGAGCATCAGAGGAAGAAGTTCCAGTATGGGAACTACAACAAGTATTATGGCTACCGCAACCCAGGTGCTAGTGAAGACGCACGGATACGTGTGCTTCAGCCAGAGTGGTTTGAAGGTAAAGATGTTCTGGATCTGGGGTGTAACTCAGGCCACCTAACACTCTATATTGCCAAAATGCTCAAACCTGCCCGCATATTGGGCCTGGATATTGACAATGCTCTGGTACATGCAGCCCGGAAAAACATCAGACATTATCTGTCTGAACTGCAGACCCAAGAGGCCAGGCATGCAATGCAGGAGAAAAAGAGCACcaagcaggaggagaggaatgGAAATGGGAGTCTCACAGGCACAGACAAGAAGCACAATGAAGCCGCGAGCAGGGATGAAAACGGGACACCAGTGAAAGGAGAAAGTGGCCCTGCAGAGGCTGTAAATGACAATGACTGCTGTCACACAGATGAGGCAGGGACCCGGAGGCAGGatgacaaaacagagaaaatggagCAGGAGGATTGTGATTCACCCCCCACAGATCACTCTGTGAGCTGCTCTTTTCCTGTGTCACTACGCATCTCCAGGGGGCCCATTGCTGCACCTCCACTAACAGAAACACCCGCCACACGGCCCGGAGAGTTCCCCTCAAATGTGTCCTTCATCAAG GCCAATTATGTCCTGGAGAACGATAATCTTCTTTTGACTCAGCGGCCAGAGTACGACGTGATCATGTGCCTGAGCGTTACCAAATGGGTGCACCTGAACTGGGGAGACTGTGGCCTCAAGCGGCTCTTCAAGAGAGTTTACAGACATCTCCGTCCTGGAGGCATTTTCATCCTGGAGCCGCAGCCCTGGGAGTCATATGTGAGGAGGAAGAAGCTGACG GATAATATTAGCAGGAATTTTTACAACATCCGCCTCAAACCTGACCAGTTTTCGTCGTACCTTACAACAGAGGTGGGCTTCACCAGTTCTGAGTACCTTGGGGCCCCCAAGTGTTCAATAAGAG GTTTTCAGAGGCCAATCTACTTATTTCACAAATGA
- the defbl2 gene encoding beta-defensin-like 2: MKGLSLVLLVLLLMLAVGEGNDPEMQYWTCGYRGLCRRFCHAQEYIVGHHGCPRRYRCCAVRS, translated from the exons ATGAAGGGACTGAGCTTGGTTCTCCTCGTGCTTCTCCTGATGCTCGCCGTCGGGGAGG GCAATGATCCAGAAATGCAGTATTGGACATGTGGGTATAGAGGACTCTGCAGACGGTTCTGCCATGCCCAGGAGTACATCGTTGGTCATCACGGTTGCCCTCGGAGATACAG ATGCTGTGCTGTGCGGTCTTAG
- the spag7 gene encoding sperm-associated antigen 7 homolog, translating into MADLLGSILNSMEKPPTVGDQESRRKAREQAARLKKMEEDEKRKKAEFRKKMEKQVSDFIQDSSQQKQKYNPMGKIERSILHDVAEVAGLTSFSFGEDEESRYVMLFKKEFAPSDEELEAYRKGEEWDPKLAEQRRRLKEQAALEETASSQTKKTETCPNSNYRDKYSHLIGTSAAKDAAHTLEANRAYGCVPVANKRDTRSIEEAMNEIRAKKRQKQEDDSGAHSSTS; encoded by the exons ATGGCGGACCTCCTAGGCTCAATCTTAAACTCAATGGAAAAACCTCCAACAGTCGGCGACCAGGAAAGCCGACGAAAGGCTCGAG AGCAAGCAGCACGACTCAAGAAGATGGAGGAAGacgagaaaagaaagaaagcagagTTCAGGAAAAAG ATGGAGAAACAAGTGTCGGATTTCATTCAAGACAGttcacaacagaaacaaaagtaCAATCCTATGGGGAAGATTGAAAGGAGTATATT GCATGATGTTGCAGAAGTGGCAGGTCtgacttctttttcttttggagaggatgaggagagtCGTTATGTCATGCTTTTCAAGAAG GAGTTTGCTCCGTCGGACGAGGAGCTGGAAGCCTATCGCAAAGGAGAGGAGTGGGATCCCAAGCTGGCAGAGCAGCGGCGCAGATTAAAA GAACAGGCTGCATTGGAAGAAACAGCATCCAGTCAGACaaagaagacagaaacatgtccCAACTCCAACTACAGAGACAAGTACAGTCACCTGATTGGCACCTCAGCTGCGAAAGATGCAGCGCACACACTAGAGGCCAACCGGGCTTATGGCTGTG TGCCGGTGGCCAACAAGAGGGACACTCGCTCCATAGAAGAAGCCATGAACGAAATCAGAGCGAAGAAGCGGCAGAAGCAAGAGGACGACTCGGGCGCACACAGCAGCACTTCCTGA